A window of Zingiber officinale cultivar Zhangliang chromosome 5A, Zo_v1.1, whole genome shotgun sequence contains these coding sequences:
- the LOC121982501 gene encoding xylulose kinase 2-like, whose amino-acid sequence MATSLPEDALFLGFDSSTQSLKATVLDGNLVIVASESIHFDSELPHYKTKDGVYRDPSENGRIVSPTLIWVEALDLLLEKLKSKVDYKKIIAISGSGQQHGSVYWSKNGKAILASLDPLKSLRIQLEDAFSVKDSPIWMDSSTTLQCKEIEAAVGGALELSKLTGSRAYERYTGPQIRKIYQTKPDVYNNTERISLVSSFMASLLIGDYARIDETDGAGMNLMDIRQRSWSKIVLEATAPGLEEKLGQLVPAHAVAGLISSYFVDRFDFRKDCVIIQWSGDNPNSLAGLTLNTPGDLAISLGTSDTVFGITSEPKPSLEGHVFPNPVDPNCYMVMLVYKNGSLTREDVRNRYAERSWDVFNSYLEKTPPLNGGRLGFYYKEHEILPPLPVGFHHYVLGSIDSLDEAEVSQVGEFDPPAEVRAIIEGQFLSMRGHAERFGMPTPPNRIIATGGASSNEYILKSIANIFGCPVYTVQRPDSASLGAALRAAHGWLCNKEGHFVPISSLYGDKLDKTSLSAKLASPAGDENLLSKYTLLVNKRMQIEKSLLEKFGRG is encoded by the exons ATGGCTACCTCCTTGCCGGAAGATGCTCTCTTCCTCGGATTCGACAGCTCTACACA GTCACTGAAGGCTACTGTCCTAGATGGTAACCTTGTGATTGTTGCTTCAGAAAGCATTCATTTTGATTCTGAATTGCCACACTATAAAACCAAAGATGGGGTCTACAGGGATCCTTCTGAAAATGGAAGGATTGTATCGCCAACCCTGATTTGGGTGGAGGCTTTGGACTTATTGCTTGAGAAATTGAAATCGAAAGTGGACTATAAAAAGATAATAGCTATTTCGGGTAGTGGACAACAGCATGGTAGCGTGTACTGGAGTAAGAATGGAAAGGCTATATTAGCCTCTTTGGATCCATTAAAATCATTACGGATTCAATTGGAGGATGCTTTTTCAGTAAAGGATTCACCTATATGGATGGATAGTAGCACTACATTGCAGTGTAAAGAAATAGAGGCGGCTGTTGGGGGTGCTTTAGAGCTCTCAAAACTTACAGGATCGCGTGCCTATGAGAGATATACTGGGCCTCAAATACGAAAGATTTATCAAACAAAGCCAGATGTCTATAACAACACTGAGAGAATCTCCCTTGTTAGTTCTTTCATGGCTTCTCTTCTAATCGGTGATTATGCTAGAATTGATGAAACTGATGGAGCAGGGATGAACTTAATGGACATTAGACAGCGTAGCTGGTCAAAGATAGTTTTGGAG GCTACAGCACCAGGCTTGGAAGAAAAACTTGGACAGCTTGTTCCTGCTCATGCAGTTGCGGGTCTGATATCTTCCTATTTTGTTGATAG GTTTGACTTCAGAAAAGATTGTGTAATAATTCAATGGTCTGGGGACAATCCTAATAGTCTTGCAG GTTTGACCCTCAATACTCCTGGTGATCTAGCTATTAGTCTTGGAACAAGTGATACA GTATTTGGAATTACTAGTGAACCCAAACCAAGTTTAGAAGGACATGTTTTTCCAAACCCTGTTGACCCGAACTGTTACATGGTTATGTTGGTTTATAAAAATGGTTCACTTACTCGCGAAG ATGTACGAAACCGTTATGCAGAACGCTCTTGGGATGTTTTCAACAGCTATTTGGAGAAAACACCTCCTCTAAATG GTGGAAGATTAGGATTCTACTACAAAGAGCATGAGATCTTGCCTCCACTCCCCG TTGGATTCCACCATTATGTTCTTGGAAGCATTGACTCATTAGATGAAGCAGAGGTTTCACAAGTTGGGGAGTTTGATCCTCCTGCAGAG GTGCGTGCAATAATCGAAGGCCAGTTCCTCTCAATGCGAGGTCATGCTGAGAGGTTCGGTATGCCAACTCCTCCAAACCGGATAATTGCAACTGGTGGAGCATCATCAAATGAGTATATTCTTAAATCCATAGCCAACATTTTTGGTTGTCCAGTCTATACAGTACAACGACCCG ATTCTGCTTCCTTGGGGGCAGCTCTGAGGGCTGCTCATGGATGGTTGTGCAACAAAGAAGGCCACTTTGTGCCGATCTCAAGCTTGTATGGTGACAAGCTCGATAAAACCTCTTTGAGCGCGAAGCTTGCGTCCCCGGCCGGCGATGAAAATCTTCTTTCCAAGTACACTTTGCTGGTGAACAAGAGAATGCAGATTGAGAAAAGCCTCCTGGAAAAGTTTGGCCGAGGATAA